Proteins found in one Dehalococcoidia bacterium genomic segment:
- a CDS encoding ABC transporter substrate-binding protein: protein MLRLNLLVVLGITVALIIAACAPAAAPAPAAPAAPAAQPRAPSPAQPPAAAPAPAPQVPRAAPAPTVAAVQPPAGAPKYGGTLTRVAENFPDSLDTDHWRGAPWWAPVVTPAYNGLLTLDGDLEIVADLAESWEAPDAQTYIFKLRRGVKWHNMEPVNGREFTAQDVLWNFKRKSSDDRRLLRREQFQLIKSA, encoded by the coding sequence ATGCTTCGCCTGAACCTGCTCGTGGTTTTGGGTATCACCGTCGCGCTCATCATAGCGGCGTGCGCGCCCGCCGCCGCGCCGGCGCCTGCCGCACCCGCGGCGCCCGCCGCGCAGCCCCGTGCGCCGTCTCCCGCGCAACCGCCGGCCGCCGCCCCCGCCCCGGCGCCCCAAGTCCCCCGTGCGGCGCCCGCCCCCACGGTGGCGGCCGTCCAGCCGCCCGCGGGAGCGCCCAAGTACGGCGGCACGCTCACCCGCGTAGCGGAGAACTTCCCCGACAGCCTGGACACGGACCACTGGCGTGGCGCGCCGTGGTGGGCGCCCGTCGTCACGCCCGCTTATAACGGGCTTCTCACGCTGGACGGCGACCTCGAAATAGTGGCCGACCTGGCCGAGTCATGGGAGGCGCCCGACGCTCAGACATACATCTTTAAACTCCGCAGGGGCGTCAAGTGGCACAACATGGAGCCCGTGAACGGCAGGGAGTTCACCGCCCAGGACGTGTTGTGGAACTTCAAGCGCAAGAGCTCCGACGACAGGAGACTGCTCCGCCGCGAGCAGTTCCAGCTCATCAAGTCGGC
- a CDS encoding ABC transporter permease, with product MSQYILRRLVLFIPAILGISLLVFLMIWVIPGDVVDAKFGDEMKREDLLAFKEKLGLARPIHEQYLRWLWGALRGDFGMSFWKETPVLEEIALAAPITVELALLGTAVSLLVAIPAGILAAIRQDTWMDHASRVVAIAGLAIPSFWLGTLLLFGPSVLFTWTPPAVYRPLWEDPWSNLQQFAFPALALGFYFAAFTMRMTRSCVLEVLRQDYVRTAWAKGLAEFTVTMRHVLKNASIPVLTLVGFEFGHLLAGSVIIETIFTLPGVGRLVLDSIRQRDFVLLQGAMVIIAGVFLTTNLFVDLLYAYLDPRIRYR from the coding sequence ATGAGCCAATACATTCTCCGTCGCCTGGTACTGTTCATCCCAGCCATCCTGGGCATCTCCCTGCTTGTTTTTCTGATGATATGGGTCATACCCGGAGATGTTGTTGACGCCAAGTTCGGAGATGAGATGAAGCGAGAGGACCTGCTCGCGTTTAAGGAGAAGCTGGGTCTCGCCCGCCCGATTCATGAACAGTACCTGCGCTGGCTGTGGGGCGCCCTCCGGGGCGACTTCGGCATGTCTTTCTGGAAAGAGACGCCCGTCCTGGAGGAGATAGCCCTCGCCGCGCCCATCACGGTGGAGCTTGCTCTACTGGGGACGGCGGTCTCCCTTCTCGTCGCCATCCCTGCCGGCATCCTGGCCGCCATCCGTCAGGACACATGGATGGACCATGCGAGCCGAGTGGTGGCCATTGCCGGCCTGGCGATACCGAGCTTCTGGCTCGGCACGCTGCTCCTGTTCGGCCCGTCCGTGCTTTTCACATGGACGCCTCCGGCGGTGTACCGTCCCTTGTGGGAGGACCCGTGGAGCAACCTCCAGCAGTTCGCATTTCCGGCGCTGGCCCTCGGCTTTTACTTCGCCGCGTTCACCATGCGCATGACGCGCTCGTGCGTGCTTGAGGTCCTGCGGCAGGACTACGTGCGGACGGCCTGGGCCAAAGGGCTTGCCGAGTTCACTGTCACAATGCGTCACGTCCTGAAAAACGCATCCATCCCTGTCCTCACGCTCGTGGGATTCGAGTTCGGCCACCTGCTGGCCGGGAGCGTGATTATCGAGACCATATTCACGCTGCCGGGCGTGGGGCGTCTGGTCCTGGACAGCATCCGCCAGCGGGACTTTGTCCTTCTCCAGGGCGCGATGGTCATCATCGCGGGAGTGTTTTTGACCACCAACCTGTTCGTGGACCTGCTGTACGCGTATCTCGACCCCCGGATTCGCTATAGGTAG
- a CDS encoding ATP cone domain-containing protein has product MALGPTIQQVRKRDGHLEPFMPWKIAQAIGKALRASQEADGERARILSAHVVGRVEDRFRRRIPGVESIQDIVEETLIQHGLAQTAKASILYRQRRTEIREAKKLLGIQNDLNLTVNAVTVLEKRYLLRDDEGRVVETPGPVSEACHRPRFPACPVLFVCVTVA; this is encoded by the coding sequence ATGGCGCTAGGGCCGACCATCCAGCAGGTGCGCAAGCGCGACGGCCATCTGGAGCCGTTCATGCCCTGGAAGATCGCTCAGGCCATCGGGAAGGCGCTGCGCGCGAGCCAGGAGGCGGACGGAGAGCGGGCGCGCATCCTCTCGGCGCATGTCGTGGGCAGGGTCGAGGACCGCTTTCGGAGGCGCATCCCCGGCGTCGAGAGCATCCAGGACATCGTGGAAGAGACGCTGATTCAGCATGGACTTGCCCAGACAGCCAAAGCCTCTATTCTGTACCGGCAGCGCCGCACCGAGATTCGGGAGGCAAAGAAGCTCCTTGGCATCCAGAACGACCTGAATCTGACCGTCAACGCGGTCACCGTCCTGGAGAAGCGCTACCTGCTGCGCGACGACGAGGGGCGCGTCGTCGAGACGCCGGGGCCTGTCTCCGAAGCATGCCATCGGCCACGTTTTCCCGCGTGTCCTGTCTTGTTCGTCTGCGTAACGGTAGCGTAG
- a CDS encoding folylpolyglutamate synthase/dihydrofolate synthase family protein — translation MLTAYQSALTWVLSFADYERNPVVKYSSAEFNLPRMEALLARLANPHRASPVIHIAGTKGKGSTAALVASALSKAGYRVGLYTSPHLHTFRERMRIGRRLITEEEVAALVARLRPEAETLNAQGTLGQVTTFELITALAFLFFEGRVDVQVLEVGLGGRLDSTNVCQPEVCVITSLSYDHTQILGRTLSEIAYEKAGILKAGALAVSAPQAPEAMAVVEDAAWSKGVPLTVAGRDVTWEPIRQDLDGQSVRIQGLRDSYDIWLPLLGDHQVENAAVAVATLELAGRRGLIVPAYAIIAGFRDVSWPGRLQVLERKPLVIADGAHNPYSMACLRNALRGHFPFRKAFVVIGLSADKDAPGILHELASLGCKLIAVRSRHPRAADPAQLVAEARRLGMEAVSAPTVADGLALARREAQPDDLVCATGSLFVAAEAIEAVCGITPEVLPLPSKVAPAR, via the coding sequence ATGCTTACCGCCTATCAGTCGGCGTTGACATGGGTGCTGAGCTTTGCCGATTACGAGAGAAACCCCGTGGTCAAGTACTCGTCGGCGGAGTTCAACCTGCCGCGGATGGAAGCTCTGCTGGCCCGGTTGGCTAACCCGCACCGTGCGTCGCCCGTTATACATATCGCCGGGACCAAAGGCAAGGGCAGCACGGCGGCGCTTGTTGCGTCCGCGCTGTCCAAGGCCGGCTACAGAGTCGGCCTGTACACGTCACCGCATCTGCATACGTTTCGAGAGCGCATGCGGATAGGGCGGCGCCTGATTACCGAGGAGGAGGTGGCGGCGCTGGTGGCGCGGCTTCGGCCAGAGGCGGAGACTCTGAATGCTCAGGGGACGTTGGGGCAGGTGACGACCTTTGAGCTTATCACGGCGCTGGCCTTTCTCTTCTTTGAGGGGAGGGTGGACGTTCAGGTGTTGGAAGTGGGCCTGGGCGGCAGGTTGGACTCCACGAACGTGTGCCAGCCCGAGGTCTGCGTTATCACCAGCCTGAGCTATGACCACACGCAGATCCTGGGACGAACGCTATCCGAGATAGCCTATGAGAAGGCGGGCATCCTGAAGGCGGGGGCTCTGGCGGTGAGCGCGCCCCAGGCGCCGGAGGCTATGGCTGTGGTCGAGGATGCTGCTTGGAGCAAGGGTGTGCCCCTGACGGTGGCGGGCCGCGACGTGACATGGGAACCAATCCGGCAAGACCTGGACGGCCAATCGGTACGCATCCAGGGACTGCGGGACTCCTATGATATATGGCTTCCCCTGCTGGGCGACCATCAGGTGGAGAACGCGGCGGTGGCTGTGGCGACGCTGGAGCTGGCCGGGCGTCGAGGCCTGATCGTGCCCGCCTACGCCATCATCGCGGGGTTCCGTGACGTCTCCTGGCCGGGCCGCCTGCAGGTGCTGGAGCGCAAGCCCCTGGTGATTGCGGACGGAGCGCACAACCCGTACTCCATGGCGTGTCTGCGGAACGCCCTTCGCGGGCATTTTCCCTTTCGCAAGGCCTTTGTCGTTATAGGGTTGTCGGCGGACAAGGACGCGCCGGGTATTCTGCACGAGTTGGCGTCGCTGGGGTGCAAGCTCATCGCCGTGCGCTCACGGCACCCGCGGGCCGCGGACCCGGCACAGCTTGTCGCCGAGGCCCGGCGTCTGGGCATGGAGGCCGTGAGCGCGCCGACGGTCGCGGACGGCCTGGCTTTGGCCCGCCGAGAGGCGCAACCGGACGACCTGGTCTGCGCGACGGGGTCGCTCTTCGTGGCGGCGGAGGCCATCGAGGCCGTGTGCGGCATTACGCCCGAGGTCCTGCCGCTGCCCTCGAAGGTTGCGCCCGCGCGCTAA
- the fabF gene encoding beta-ketoacyl-ACP synthase II, whose protein sequence is MTPGFENLDPLVRPRRRDRRVVVTGMGVISPIGNTLEEYWRGLLTGKSGIARVTFCDSSDYPTKIAGEVKDFDPTLYLNPKEARRLARFTQFAVAATRMALAHAQLDPAKLKPDRAGVLLGNGNGGFPTVEEGVRALVSKGGRRTSPFFMPMILPNMAASQVSISFGLKGYNSTIVTACAAGTQATGDAVEVIRRGACDVMVAGGTEAGMTEIGLAGFCAMRAMSTRNDEPARASRPFDALRDGFVASEGAAVLVLESLEHAVNRGALILAEMSGYGVSSDAYHAVQPSPDGASAALAMQRAIADAGIQPTDVDYINAHGTSTPLNDAVETAAIKSVFGEHAYRVPVSSTKSMIGHALGAAGALEAVACVKMIQEGVLHPTTNYENPDPACDLDYVPGKARPARLRHVLKNSFGFGGQNACLVVSKYE, encoded by the coding sequence ATGACCCCTGGTTTTGAGAATCTGGACCCGCTTGTCCGACCCCGACGACGCGACCGACGGGTCGTTGTCACGGGCATGGGCGTCATATCGCCCATCGGCAATACGCTGGAAGAGTACTGGCGCGGGCTGCTGACGGGCAAGTCGGGCATCGCCCGCGTGACCTTCTGCGACTCTTCGGACTATCCGACCAAGATAGCTGGCGAGGTCAAGGACTTTGATCCGACCCTGTACCTCAATCCCAAGGAAGCACGTCGGCTGGCGCGCTTCACTCAGTTCGCTGTTGCCGCGACGCGGATGGCCCTGGCGCATGCGCAGCTTGATCCGGCGAAGCTGAAGCCGGACCGCGCCGGAGTGCTGCTTGGCAACGGTAACGGCGGATTCCCGACGGTTGAGGAGGGCGTTCGCGCGCTGGTGAGCAAGGGTGGGAGGCGGACAAGCCCGTTCTTCATGCCCATGATCCTGCCGAACATGGCGGCGTCCCAGGTCAGCATCAGCTTTGGACTCAAGGGCTATAACTCCACCATCGTGACTGCCTGCGCCGCGGGGACCCAGGCCACGGGTGACGCGGTGGAGGTCATCCGCCGCGGCGCCTGCGATGTGATGGTCGCGGGCGGGACAGAGGCGGGCATGACGGAGATTGGCCTGGCGGGGTTTTGCGCCATGCGAGCCATGAGCACGCGCAATGACGAGCCTGCTCGAGCCAGCCGTCCCTTCGACGCGCTGCGCGACGGGTTCGTGGCGTCCGAGGGGGCCGCGGTGTTGGTGCTGGAGAGCCTGGAGCACGCAGTCAACCGGGGCGCGCTTATCCTGGCGGAGATGTCAGGCTACGGCGTCTCCTCCGATGCGTACCACGCTGTCCAGCCCTCGCCGGACGGGGCGAGCGCCGCGCTGGCAATGCAGCGGGCCATCGCGGACGCGGGCATTCAGCCCACGGACGTTGACTATATCAACGCCCACGGCACATCCACGCCGCTGAACGATGCGGTGGAGACGGCGGCCATCAAGAGCGTATTCGGGGAACACGCCTACCGCGTGCCGGTAAGCTCTACCAAGTCCATGATCGGCCATGCTCTGGGCGCCGCGGGCGCGCTGGAGGCGGTGGCCTGCGTCAAGATGATTCAGGAGGGTGTCCTGCACCCAACGACAAACTACGAAAATCCGGACCCGGCGTGCGACCTTGACTATGTGCCCGGAAAGGCGCGGCCCGCGAGGCTGCGGCATGTACTCAAGAACAGCTTTGGCTTCGGAGGGCAGAACGCCTGCCTGGTGGTAAGCAAGTACGAGTAG
- a CDS encoding sortase has protein sequence MSILSRLLSAPNRLQPGKRRFLGIASLAVGGLLMGGTAAYYGLSLSAYAQFNGLARTANPAALTKDIPAGWESVKSVSVPASAAPASNPSSAPASSRSAFDGPSVELYPAVKLASAALSPATSGNAPTPDGVGMQYVNWDTLPRTLEVAPPAVRIQIPAIAVDSKVVEVGTVWKDGVLEWEIAKWAVGHHKGTANPGELGNIVMSGHISSPLLREGEVFKRLPEIPKLLDAGQAVDIIISTDKAKFLYRVVGWELVKPEALDVFAQTAEPTVTLITCYPDYAYWDRLIIRSRLVAMSPLDGGK, from the coding sequence GTGTCCATACTGTCGAGGCTGCTAAGCGCCCCAAACCGGCTGCAACCTGGCAAGCGTCGCTTCCTGGGCATTGCCTCCCTCGCCGTCGGCGGCCTGCTGATGGGCGGTACCGCCGCTTACTACGGTCTCTCCCTCAGCGCCTACGCCCAGTTCAACGGACTGGCCCGTACGGCGAACCCCGCGGCTCTCACGAAGGACATTCCCGCCGGCTGGGAGTCTGTCAAGTCGGTCTCTGTACCCGCGAGCGCCGCTCCTGCTTCCAACCCGTCGTCCGCGCCTGCGTCTTCACGCAGCGCGTTTGACGGCCCCTCGGTTGAGCTTTATCCCGCGGTCAAGCTGGCCAGCGCCGCGCTCAGCCCGGCCACTTCCGGCAACGCCCCCACGCCAGATGGCGTGGGCATGCAATACGTCAACTGGGACACGCTGCCCAGGACGCTGGAGGTCGCGCCGCCCGCGGTCCGCATCCAGATACCGGCTATAGCCGTCGACTCGAAGGTGGTGGAGGTAGGCACCGTCTGGAAGGACGGCGTGCTGGAGTGGGAGATAGCCAAGTGGGCCGTGGGACACCACAAGGGCACGGCCAACCCTGGAGAGTTGGGCAACATAGTCATGTCCGGCCATATCAGCAGCCCCCTCCTGCGTGAGGGTGAAGTCTTCAAGCGCCTGCCGGAGATTCCCAAGTTGCTGGACGCGGGGCAGGCTGTGGACATCATCATTTCGACTGACAAAGCCAAGTTCCTTTACAGAGTAGTAGGGTGGGAGTTGGTCAAGCCGGAAGCGCTCGACGTGTTCGCCCAGACCGCTGAGCCTACCGTGACCCTCATCACCTGCTACCCGGACTACGCCTATTGGGACCGGCTCATCATCCGGTCGCGTCTGGTGGCGATGTCGCCGCTGGACGGCGGCAAGTAA
- a CDS encoding acyl-CoA dehydrogenase family protein, giving the protein MDFDLQEQHIAIQTLVRDFAQKEIAPVIARYDEAEEFPTDIIRKLGELGVMGLPFPEKYGGGGADTISYVIALEELARVDSSVGITIEADVTLGGMPLLLYGTEEQKKRWLTPLAQGKTLGAFGLTEPSGGSDNRSMQSTASVQNGNWVINGSKCFITNAGTEMTTFVTVAAVTGTRPQGGKEFSTILVPTGTPGYSVSKPYKKMGWRASDTRELRFDDCRVPEANLVGKRGAGLRQFMVVLDRGRVAVAGLCTGIAQGCLDLSHAYAKQRVAFGQTISKFQAIQFKLSDMAVNVELARLITYKAAFLQDKGAPFTQEAAMAKLFSSEIAVKAADEGLQIHGGYGFMRETPINRFYRDAKAMTIGEGTSEVLRMVIARNMGV; this is encoded by the coding sequence GTGGACTTCGACCTCCAGGAACAGCACATCGCCATCCAGACGCTGGTGCGCGACTTCGCTCAGAAGGAGATCGCCCCCGTCATCGCCCGCTACGACGAGGCGGAGGAGTTCCCCACCGACATCATCCGCAAGCTCGGCGAGCTGGGCGTCATGGGCCTGCCCTTCCCGGAAAAGTACGGCGGCGGCGGCGCTGACACCATCTCCTACGTCATCGCGCTAGAGGAACTGGCGCGCGTGGACTCGTCCGTCGGCATCACCATCGAGGCGGACGTCACCCTGGGCGGCATGCCGCTCCTCCTGTACGGCACCGAGGAGCAGAAGAAGCGCTGGCTCACGCCCCTGGCGCAGGGCAAGACGCTGGGGGCGTTCGGCCTGACCGAGCCGTCAGGAGGCTCGGACAACCGGAGCATGCAGAGCACCGCGTCAGTCCAGAACGGGAATTGGGTCATCAACGGCAGCAAGTGCTTTATCACGAACGCGGGCACGGAGATGACCACGTTCGTGACCGTGGCCGCCGTCACGGGCACGCGACCCCAGGGCGGCAAAGAGTTCAGCACCATCCTGGTGCCCACGGGCACGCCGGGCTACAGCGTCAGCAAGCCGTACAAGAAGATGGGCTGGCGCGCATCCGACACGCGTGAGCTTCGGTTCGACGACTGCCGTGTGCCCGAAGCGAACCTCGTCGGCAAGCGAGGCGCCGGGCTGCGCCAGTTCATGGTCGTGCTGGACCGGGGCCGCGTGGCGGTGGCGGGGCTGTGCACGGGGATCGCGCAGGGCTGCCTGGACCTGTCCCACGCCTACGCCAAACAGCGGGTCGCGTTCGGGCAGACAATCAGCAAGTTCCAGGCGATCCAGTTCAAGCTCTCCGACATGGCGGTGAACGTGGAGTTGGCCCGGCTCATCACCTACAAGGCCGCATTTCTCCAGGACAAGGGCGCGCCGTTCACGCAGGAAGCCGCAATGGCCAAGCTCTTCTCGTCCGAGATAGCGGTCAAGGCCGCGGACGAGGGCTTGCAAATCCACGGGGGATATGGTTTCATGAGGGAAACACCCATCAACCGGTTCTACCGGGACGCGAAGGCGATGACCATCGGGGAGGGCACGTCGGAGGTGCTCCGCATGGTGATAGCACGCAACATGGGCGTATAG
- a CDS encoding NgoMIV family type II restriction endonuclease, translating into MASRETRKMGIAELREAYHNRICKDIIRISRDSKKHVEYPNFADGSNKSSVNIAWGIVKRLGYVADHKRINEQTVGGLFEVATKDFLAEAFKLLHHVRPGHWIYSTAQTVISRFDQYEHLAYLEKLVAQDRALAPALGGDYIVKPDIIVARTPISDAEVNREQKLVSAQDDVARLTPLRLVNREKSFPILHASISCKWTIRSDRSQNTRTEALNLIRNRKGHSPHIVAVTAEPLPTRISALALGTGDLDCVYHFALTELTKTLREVDNQDQLDMLITMINGRRLRDISDLPFDLAT; encoded by the coding sequence ATGGCTTCACGTGAAACAAGGAAGATGGGAATTGCCGAGCTTCGAGAAGCGTACCACAATCGTATCTGCAAAGACATTATACGGATAAGCCGAGACTCCAAGAAACATGTTGAGTACCCCAACTTTGCCGACGGCAGTAATAAATCGAGTGTGAATATCGCTTGGGGGATAGTCAAACGTCTGGGATATGTGGCTGACCATAAGCGAATCAACGAGCAGACAGTTGGAGGTCTGTTCGAGGTAGCCACTAAGGACTTCCTAGCAGAGGCGTTCAAACTTTTGCACCACGTACGTCCAGGACATTGGATATATTCAACTGCTCAAACGGTCATCTCCAGGTTTGACCAATATGAGCACTTGGCATACTTGGAAAAGCTAGTCGCCCAAGACAGAGCTTTGGCTCCCGCGCTAGGAGGCGACTATATTGTCAAGCCCGACATTATCGTCGCCAGAACACCTATATCTGATGCCGAAGTTAACAGAGAGCAGAAGTTGGTCAGTGCACAGGACGATGTGGCCCGCCTGACGCCTCTTCGGCTTGTTAATCGCGAGAAATCTTTTCCGATACTGCACGCTAGTATCTCCTGCAAGTGGACAATACGAAGTGATAGATCTCAAAATACAAGAACGGAGGCTCTGAATTTGATCCGAAATCGCAAAGGGCACTCGCCTCATATAGTTGCGGTGACGGCTGAACCCCTGCCCACACGGATTTCAGCTCTAGCGCTTGGTACCGGTGACTTGGATTGCGTATATCACTTCGCGCTTACGGAACTAACGAAGACCCTCAGAGAGGTTGATAATCAAGACCAACTAGACATGCTCATAACCATGATCAATGGCAGGCGTCTTCGCGACATCAGTGACTTACCCTTTGATCTCGCAACCTAG
- a CDS encoding DNA methyltransferase, producing MTNIVQTKEGVYTAPQQNPRRKLVALLNQDLDFHDQGSGYASHNFHSFPAKFPPQLPCKFIAALTNAGDVVLDPMMGSGTTILEAFLSGRYAVGIDIDPLAVLISKVKVTPSDVLQIISLGESISRQAALAVTIKENRAQLERALENRWDAKTTRFVDYWFARETQLELLALVQQIEGMSDMTAKAFFELALSAIIVTKSGGVSFALDLGHTRPHKAKVIVYKTGATLRSQELPNSASGRLKHQTKIVRSPLEEFKRRVRQNLVGLQESAHGKITPLLAFGNAQCLPVANASVDLIVTSPPYASNAIDYMRAHKFSLVWTGHALNELSHRRKEYIGSEGVVDKDLEKLPNGTAEVVSQIGCLDRRKGRVLHRYYSEMMRALREMYRVLKPGRAAVVVVGSSVMRGKNTETGSCLVEIGKAIGFEVPKVGVRSLDRDRRMLPMGVTRDLGSQIQQRMHEEFVIGFFKPEA from the coding sequence ATGACAAACATTGTCCAAACGAAAGAGGGCGTCTATACCGCACCTCAACAAAACCCGCGTCGGAAACTTGTGGCGCTCCTTAATCAGGACCTAGATTTCCATGACCAGGGGAGCGGGTACGCATCCCACAACTTCCACTCTTTTCCGGCAAAGTTTCCTCCACAGCTACCATGCAAGTTCATCGCTGCACTAACCAACGCGGGAGATGTCGTGCTTGATCCGATGATGGGTTCAGGCACGACCATTCTTGAAGCCTTCTTATCTGGAAGATATGCCGTTGGGATCGATATTGACCCTCTTGCTGTACTCATTTCCAAAGTCAAAGTCACCCCCTCGGATGTTCTGCAAATCATATCTTTGGGAGAATCTATTTCGCGGCAAGCAGCTCTCGCCGTCACCATTAAGGAGAATCGAGCGCAGTTAGAAAGGGCGCTTGAGAATCGTTGGGATGCGAAGACAACACGGTTTGTTGACTACTGGTTTGCACGAGAAACGCAGCTAGAGCTTCTCGCGCTGGTTCAGCAAATAGAAGGCATGTCGGACATGACTGCGAAAGCCTTCTTTGAATTGGCTCTCTCCGCGATCATTGTTACCAAGTCCGGTGGGGTCTCTTTCGCATTGGACCTGGGTCATACTCGACCGCACAAGGCCAAAGTAATTGTTTACAAGACCGGCGCGACCCTGCGAAGCCAAGAGTTGCCTAATTCGGCCTCTGGGCGACTAAAACACCAGACCAAGATCGTCCGCTCCCCATTAGAAGAGTTCAAACGACGGGTACGTCAAAATCTGGTGGGATTACAAGAATCCGCCCACGGCAAGATCACGCCGCTGTTGGCCTTTGGGAATGCCCAATGCCTACCTGTCGCCAACGCCTCCGTAGACCTGATTGTGACTTCACCACCATATGCCTCCAACGCTATCGACTACATGCGAGCTCACAAGTTTTCGCTTGTATGGACTGGACATGCTCTCAATGAACTGAGTCACAGGAGAAAGGAATATATCGGTAGTGAAGGCGTAGTAGACAAAGACTTGGAGAAGTTGCCCAATGGAACGGCGGAAGTCGTGTCGCAGATAGGATGTCTTGACAGGAGAAAGGGACGCGTCTTGCACCGCTACTATTCTGAAATGATGCGGGCTTTGCGTGAGATGTACCGCGTTCTTAAGCCAGGCAGAGCAGCAGTAGTTGTTGTTGGGTCTTCGGTCATGCGTGGCAAGAACACGGAGACAGGGTCTTGCCTAGTCGAGATCGGTAAAGCGATAGGGTTTGAGGTTCCAAAGGTCGGAGTACGAAGCCTGGACCGAGACCGTCGCATGCTCCCAATGGGGGTCACGCGTGACTTGGGTTCCCAAATCCAACAGCGCATGCATGAGGAGTTTGTCATCGGTTTTTTCAAACCGGAGGCTTAA
- a CDS encoding lactate racemase domain-containing protein yields the protein MVATETVIRIPEMPWFGDTETTLTFPASWDVRYCAMRGERAPKLTPAQMRAAFDHPIGTPPLRELARGRKRVAILFDDMARGTPTAEMVPYVLDELKAAGVPDSAVRFIAALGTHGAMRRWDFVKKLGEDVVERFPVYNHNPYENCVEVGVTRRGTKAVLNAEVMSCDLKIALGGIVPHPLAGFGGGAKVLCPGVGYVDTVFANHHDVGGRGKPAAGKPVGDLKQGVGRAIVEGNPVREDMEEIARLAGLDMIVNCVMNLRREIVGMYVGDVVAAHRAGCAQGMEVYATPRPGPCDVVIANAYHKANEALITLSVAPEALRPEGGTFVLVYNTPEGQIPHYLSRSFGTEMGGRLWGAHKGLPPRTKKLIALSRFGERAGADWFGPLDAVVWRKTWADVLRDLEQDYPRGGRVAVLPDATVQYWE from the coding sequence ATGGTCGCGACTGAGACTGTTATCCGCATCCCGGAGATGCCCTGGTTCGGCGACACCGAGACAACGCTGACGTTCCCCGCGTCCTGGGACGTGCGGTACTGCGCCATGCGGGGAGAGCGCGCGCCCAAACTCACGCCCGCGCAGATGCGCGCCGCCTTCGACCACCCCATCGGCACGCCGCCTCTGCGCGAGTTGGCGCGCGGGCGCAAGCGCGTCGCCATACTCTTCGACGACATGGCCCGCGGCACGCCCACCGCCGAGATGGTGCCCTACGTCCTCGACGAGCTCAAGGCGGCGGGCGTCCCGGACAGCGCCGTCCGCTTCATCGCGGCGCTCGGCACGCACGGGGCCATGCGGCGATGGGACTTCGTCAAGAAGCTCGGCGAGGACGTCGTCGAGCGCTTCCCCGTCTATAACCACAACCCGTACGAGAACTGCGTCGAGGTCGGCGTTACCCGTCGCGGCACGAAGGCCGTCCTCAACGCCGAGGTCATGTCCTGCGACCTGAAGATAGCGCTCGGCGGCATTGTGCCGCACCCGCTCGCGGGCTTCGGCGGCGGTGCCAAGGTGCTCTGCCCGGGCGTCGGCTACGTGGATACCGTCTTCGCCAACCATCACGACGTCGGCGGACGCGGCAAGCCCGCCGCGGGCAAACCCGTCGGCGACCTGAAGCAGGGCGTCGGACGCGCGATTGTCGAGGGCAACCCCGTGCGCGAGGACATGGAGGAGATTGCGCGTCTGGCGGGGCTGGACATGATCGTCAACTGCGTGATGAACCTGCGCCGCGAAATTGTCGGGATGTACGTCGGCGACGTGGTGGCGGCGCACCGCGCGGGCTGCGCGCAGGGCATGGAGGTGTACGCCACGCCACGGCCCGGCCCATGCGACGTGGTCATCGCCAACGCCTACCACAAGGCGAACGAGGCGCTCATCACGCTGAGCGTCGCCCCGGAGGCGCTGCGGCCGGAGGGCGGGACCTTCGTGCTCGTCTATAACACGCCGGAGGGCCAGATACCCCACTACCTGAGCCGCAGCTTCGGAACGGAGATGGGCGGGCGGCTGTGGGGGGCGCACAAGGGCCTGCCGCCCCGGACGAAGAAGCTCATCGCGCTCTCCCGCTTCGGCGAGAGGGCGGGCGCCGACTGGTTCGGGCCGCTGGACGCGGTGGTGTGGCGCAAGACGTGGGCCGACGTGCTGCGCGACCTGGAGCAGGACTACCCGCGAGGGGGGCGCGTCGCCGTGCTGCCGGACGCGACGGTGCAGTACTGGGAGTAA
- a CDS encoding YbaB/EbfC family nucleoid-associated protein — MNRNLMRQAQELQNRLAKLQEELGKMTVEATAGGGAVKVVATGHQKIVSIAVAKEAVNPEDVEMLQDLVLAAVNEALDKSRDLAAKHLGQLTGGMKIPGLM; from the coding sequence ATGAACAGGAACCTGATGCGTCAGGCCCAGGAGCTTCAAAACCGCCTTGCCAAACTCCAGGAGGAGCTGGGCAAGATGACGGTGGAGGCTACCGCGGGCGGAGGCGCGGTCAAGGTGGTGGCGACGGGGCACCAGAAGATAGTATCCATAGCCGTCGCGAAGGAAGCGGTCAACCCGGAGGACGTGGAGATGCTCCAGGACCTGGTGCTGGCCGCCGTGAACGAAGCGCTGGACAAGTCCCGCGACCTGGCCGCGAAGCACCTCGGCCAGCTCACGGGCGGCATGAAGATTCCGGGGCTGATGTAG